Proteins found in one Pseudorasbora parva isolate DD20220531a chromosome 11, ASM2467924v1, whole genome shotgun sequence genomic segment:
- the LOC137092119 gene encoding transmembrane O-methyltransferase homolog: MALFHSPLSALCCQVYSAILKLSHRKVCVSSTHAYVFSNCTHGQAESVLLTFDLYSSTHASFNIGPQKGEFLDEIVKREAPRRVLELGTHCGYAAVRILRLLPPSGELLTVERDPLTADRGEEIILVAGFKHQQFQVLTCSSAEAISSLNSHPGNDRLDLVLMDHDPELYLQDLLALQRGNLLSTSCVVLINRALTPGARDLLEYVTARPQSFSVGRHLNGLMEIRVHTTV; the protein is encoded by the exons ATGGCTCTTTTCCACTCACCGTTGTCGGCTCTGTGCTGTCAGGTGTATTCTGccatactgaagctttcgcacAGGAAGGTCTGTGTCAGCTCCACTCACGCATATGTCTTCTCCAACTGCACCCACGGACAGGCTGAGAGTGTCCtgctgacctttgacctctatTCCAGCACACACGCCTCCTTCAACATTGGCCCTCAGAAAG GTGAGTTTCTGGATGAGATTGTGAAGCGTGAAGCCCCGCGGAGGGTTTTGGAGTTGGGCACACACTGTGGCTATGCTGCAGTCCGGATTCTACGTCTGCTCCCTCCGTCTGGAGAACTGCTGACGGTAGAGCGTGATCCTCTGACAGCAGATCGAGGCGAGGAGATAATACTGGTGGCAGGCTTCAAACACCAGCAG TTTCAGGTGCTGACATGCTCCTCGGCCGAGGCCATCTCCTCTTTAAACTCTCACCCTGGGAATGATCGTCTGGATCTGGTTCTAATGGATCATGACCCTGAGCTTTACCTTCAAGACCTGCTGGCCTTACAGAGAGGGAATCTGCTCTCTACCTCCTGTGTTGTGCTGATCAACAGAGCTCTGACGCCTGGAGCTCGAGACCTTCTGGAGTATGTGACGGCCAGACCGCAGAGCTTCAGCGTGGGCAGACACCTCAATGGACTGATGGAGATAAGAGTCCATACGACTGTCTGA